Proteins encoded together in one Bradyrhizobium sp. CB82 window:
- a CDS encoding GFA family protein, whose amino-acid sequence MTTARCSCGAVTLSLPGPSPLIVACHCIDCQRRTGAPFGVGAFYSADAVIVSGTPKEFTRAAASGGKVQSYFCTDCGSTVYWKSGNLPAFIGVAVGAIADANYPAPVRSVFEQSKHAWVEIGVSGVEHFQQSSAHKNPGVSD is encoded by the coding sequence ATGACCACTGCCCGATGCAGTTGCGGTGCCGTGACGCTGTCGCTTCCCGGACCATCCCCGCTCATCGTCGCCTGCCACTGCATCGATTGCCAGCGGCGAACCGGTGCGCCGTTCGGTGTCGGTGCGTTCTATTCCGCCGATGCCGTCATCGTGTCGGGTACGCCGAAGGAGTTCACGCGCGCCGCCGCAAGCGGCGGGAAGGTCCAGAGCTATTTCTGTACGGACTGCGGCTCAACGGTTTACTGGAAGTCCGGCAATCTTCCTGCGTTCATCGGCGTTGCCGTCGGCGCGATCGCGGACGCAAATTATCCGGCTCCGGTCAGATCGGTGTTCGAACAGTCGAAACATGCCTGGGTTGAAATCGGCGTTAGTGGCGTGGAACATTTCCAGCAAAGCAGCGCACACAAGAACCCAGGCGTGTCCGACTGA
- a CDS encoding DUF3551 domain-containing protein produces MLIIFALLAAGTAALAGSATPVSYDYPWCVYGGELGYSGDCSYETREQCLASASGRSNVICKVNRRLLF; encoded by the coding sequence ATGCTCATCATATTCGCCTTGCTGGCAGCCGGGACGGCCGCTCTCGCAGGGTCCGCTACTCCCGTTTCGTATGATTACCCCTGGTGCGTCTATGGTGGGGAGCTCGGCTATTCCGGCGACTGCTCTTACGAGACGAGAGAGCAATGCCTGGCGTCCGCGTCCGGCCGGTCGAACGTGATATGTAAAGTAAACCGGCGCCTGCTATTCTAG
- a CDS encoding AI-2E family transporter, translating into MKTLRQFLTGEDIVQLLIRLGLLALLIIWTFVIIRPFVPILTWSAVLAVAFYPAFSWLAKLLGGRPRTAAAILTLMTLGIVIGPATWLGLSAVEGARELARQLGTGDLALQSAPEQIKSWPVIGPQLYELWEQAYNNIRAVLREAAPYLQPLAGPLLSLAGDASVGTLQFLVSVFVAGFLFPHGPRLVAAGRGFLFRIVPEQSEHFLELAGATIRAVSQGVIGVAIVQALLAGVGFKLASVPSAGLLAFIVLLLSIVQIGAFLVLLPVIIWIWTAKDVTTALLLTVFLVVVGFIDTMLKPLVMGRGLNTPTIVIFVGVIGGTLAHGIVGLFIGPIVLSVAWELAMAWISTDRADAPSGG; encoded by the coding sequence GTGAAAACCCTCCGCCAGTTCCTGACGGGAGAGGATATCGTCCAGCTTCTGATCCGGCTCGGCCTGCTCGCGCTCCTGATCATCTGGACGTTCGTCATCATCCGGCCCTTCGTGCCGATCCTGACCTGGAGCGCCGTGCTGGCGGTCGCGTTCTATCCGGCCTTCAGCTGGCTCGCCAAGCTGCTTGGCGGCCGTCCCAGAACGGCCGCGGCCATCCTCACCTTGATGACGCTCGGCATCGTCATCGGGCCCGCGACCTGGTTGGGGCTGAGTGCGGTCGAGGGGGCGAGGGAGCTCGCGCGCCAGCTCGGCACCGGCGACCTCGCACTTCAGTCGGCGCCGGAGCAGATCAAGTCCTGGCCGGTCATCGGCCCCCAGCTCTACGAGCTCTGGGAGCAGGCCTACAACAACATCCGAGCCGTGCTGCGCGAGGCGGCGCCGTATCTTCAGCCGCTGGCGGGACCGCTGCTGTCACTCGCCGGCGATGCCAGTGTCGGGACGCTGCAGTTTCTGGTCTCGGTCTTCGTCGCCGGCTTCCTGTTTCCTCACGGGCCTCGGCTGGTCGCCGCCGGCCGTGGCTTTTTGTTTCGCATCGTGCCCGAGCAAAGCGAGCATTTCCTGGAGCTCGCGGGTGCGACCATCCGAGCCGTGTCGCAAGGGGTGATCGGCGTCGCGATCGTTCAGGCGTTGCTCGCCGGTGTCGGCTTCAAGCTCGCGAGCGTGCCGAGCGCCGGCCTGCTCGCGTTCATCGTGCTGCTGCTGTCGATCGTGCAGATCGGCGCCTTCCTCGTCCTCCTGCCCGTGATCATCTGGATCTGGACCGCAAAGGACGTCACCACGGCGCTGCTGCTGACCGTGTTCCTCGTCGTCGTCGGCTTCATCGACACTATGTTGAAGCCGCTGGTGATGGGTCGCGGGCTCAACACACCGACCATCGTGATTTTCGTCGGCGTGATCGGTGGCACGCTTGCGCACGGTATCGTCGGCCTCTTCATCGGGCCGATCGTGCTGTCGGTAGCGTGGGAATTGGCGATGGCGTGGATCAGCACGGACCGGGCGGATGCTCCAAGCGGAGGATGA